A stretch of the Desulforamulus ferrireducens genome encodes the following:
- the spoIIP gene encoding stage II sporulation protein P produces MKTKRFTIVLSICLMLVGIGVITQLTTADSVRPAWNPASILSGQGLEHQVGEAIKIVDNKGNVISQACQGVSVGDEIISADGKHYRIVKLNKDRAIVKSLGMDKEFLAWNEYFTDERLAMAAATKKTGKVGIYHTHSDESYVPSDGSESKPFKGGIYDVGQSLSTRLQEKSGTEVLYDKTPHDPHDNAAYQRSRRTATKLMKENPIALIDVHRDGIPDPDYYSAKVSDTNVSKLRLVVGRQNPNMQANLSFAKKMMAYANKVHPGIVKEIFMAKGNYNQDLMPTALLIEAGTHTNTKGQAERGVALFADAIPIVLGIEGGPAEAQGKTGFKGITDRGATAENSGGWKAVGWILGLTLLLGGGFLLISTGSLKGVGERIGAFGKEFSNYLGPLKKRMQGKKRATKDTSETTKASYDQADRAVIDHRDDVTED; encoded by the coding sequence TTGAAGACTAAAAGGTTCACGATAGTTCTCAGCATTTGTCTAATGTTAGTGGGAATCGGTGTCATCACACAGTTAACAACTGCCGATTCGGTACGCCCGGCTTGGAATCCGGCATCCATATTATCCGGTCAAGGTTTAGAACACCAGGTGGGTGAGGCCATCAAGATTGTTGATAACAAAGGAAATGTTATCAGCCAGGCTTGTCAGGGTGTTTCCGTGGGTGATGAGATTATCAGTGCGGATGGTAAACACTACCGCATTGTCAAACTGAATAAAGATCGAGCCATTGTAAAATCTCTGGGTATGGACAAGGAATTCCTGGCCTGGAACGAATACTTTACCGATGAACGCCTGGCCATGGCAGCGGCAACTAAAAAAACCGGTAAGGTGGGTATTTATCATACACATTCCGATGAATCTTATGTACCTTCCGATGGCAGTGAGAGCAAACCCTTCAAGGGGGGGATTTATGATGTAGGTCAATCCCTGTCAACACGGCTACAAGAAAAATCAGGCACTGAGGTTCTCTATGATAAAACCCCCCACGACCCCCATGATAATGCTGCCTATCAAAGGTCGCGGCGTACTGCCACTAAGTTAATGAAGGAAAACCCCATTGCCTTAATCGATGTCCACCGGGATGGTATACCGGACCCAGATTATTATTCAGCCAAAGTATCCGATACCAATGTAAGTAAATTAAGACTGGTAGTGGGGAGACAAAACCCCAATATGCAGGCCAACCTGAGTTTTGCCAAAAAAATGATGGCTTATGCCAACAAGGTGCATCCAGGTATTGTCAAAGAAATCTTTATGGCCAAGGGTAATTATAACCAGGATTTAATGCCCACAGCCCTCTTAATTGAAGCCGGTACCCATACCAATACCAAAGGACAGGCCGAAAGAGGCGTTGCCCTGTTTGCCGATGCCATACCTATTGTGCTGGGCATTGAAGGGGGACCTGCGGAAGCCCAGGGTAAAACCGGCTTTAAAGGTATCACAGACAGAGGAGCTACTGCTGAAAATAGCGGCGGTTGGAAGGCAGTGGGCTGGATCTTAGGTTTAACCCTCCTGTTAGGTGGTGGTTTCCTGTTAATCAGTACCGGTAGCCTAAAGGGTGTGGGTGAACGCATTGGTGCCTTTGGTAAGGAATTTAGTAATTACCTGGGACCTCTCAAGAAAAGGATGCAGGGCAAGAAAAGAGCCACCAAAGACACATCCGAGACCACTAAAGCCAGTTATGACCAAGCAGATCGTGCTGTTATTGACCATAGGGATGACGTAACAGAAGATTAA
- a CDS encoding YIEGIA family protein: MEHYLAVSLAGIVTGFITRIVLLRVDYRQYPGYPHGFVTHLSLGFIAAALGAIAVPALLEPDYAAFTFLALAAQQFREIRSMERQTLESLEESELVQRGKDYIEGIARTFEARNFLVMGTAFVTSLITEYLGLLAGGAAGIVLILLSLLLKSGSSIGDICEVVPAKLHFKDTILYVDHINIMSVGLKSTREKILEQGLGVLIKPKNDDARATIHDIGQRLAIAHTAATILGTKKDVDLPEYTPMLRKDPDTGAVGFYIVPNEPDMEALIEAVKQAPVLESAASRPLKSRAGRYAAD; the protein is encoded by the coding sequence ATGGAACACTACCTGGCAGTCTCACTGGCAGGAATTGTAACTGGTTTCATCACACGTATAGTTTTGTTACGGGTGGATTACCGACAGTATCCCGGTTATCCCCATGGTTTTGTTACCCATCTGTCCCTGGGGTTTATAGCTGCGGCCTTAGGTGCCATTGCAGTGCCTGCCTTATTAGAGCCAGACTATGCGGCCTTTACCTTCCTGGCCTTAGCCGCGCAACAATTCCGCGAAATTCGCAGCATGGAAAGACAAACTCTGGAGAGTCTAGAGGAAAGTGAATTGGTGCAGCGGGGTAAGGATTATATCGAAGGCATTGCCCGAACCTTTGAGGCGAGAAATTTCCTGGTCATGGGAACTGCCTTTGTAACCTCTCTGATTACGGAATATCTAGGACTTTTGGCCGGTGGGGCGGCGGGTATTGTCTTGATTTTATTAAGCCTGTTATTAAAAAGTGGTAGCTCCATTGGCGACATTTGTGAGGTAGTGCCTGCCAAACTACACTTCAAAGATACTATCCTCTATGTGGATCATATTAATATCATGTCTGTGGGTTTAAAGTCCACCCGGGAAAAGATTCTGGAACAGGGTCTGGGTGTTCTGATTAAACCCAAAAATGATGATGCCAGAGCCACCATTCATGATATCGGTCAGAGGCTGGCCATTGCCCACACAGCGGCCACCATTTTAGGTACCAAAAAGGATGTGGATTTACCGGAGTATACCCCCATGCTCAGAAAAGACCCGGATACCGGAGCAGTTGGATTTTATATTGTGCCCAACGAACCAGACATGGAGGCCCTAATTGAGGCTGTCAAACAAGCTCCGGTGCTGGAAAGTGCAGCATCCCGACCTCTTAAATCCAGAGCCGGCCGTTATGCTGCGGATTAA
- a CDS encoding capping complex subunit for YIEGIA — protein MSKGTIVAAVTLNTDYITGDLPIIIARDEEEQEKLARHIANILQSTIHDLGNGTFLIVQH, from the coding sequence TTGTCAAAAGGTACTATTGTGGCAGCGGTAACGCTCAACACCGATTACATAACAGGGGATCTGCCCATTATTATCGCCAGGGATGAGGAAGAACAGGAGAAACTGGCCCGTCATATCGCTAACATTCTACAAAGCACCATTCATGATTTAGGTAACGGAACCTTTTTGATAGTGCAACACTAA
- a CDS encoding DUF512 domain-containing protein — protein sequence MADNGLLITGVEEQSIGEELGLKPGDKLVAINNQPVRDILDYRFLCAAEELVARVITQTGEEWELEIEKEYEEDLGLDFGEHSFGPTRRCHNRCLFCFVDQMAPKMRETLYIKDDDYRLSFWQGNFVTLTNVKEAELQRIIEQRLGPLYISVHTTNPELRVRMLNNRFAGKIMEQLKALAQAGITMHTQVVLCPDINDGPELKRTIEDLASLWPEVQSMAVVPVGVTKYREGLYNLRTFTPEEAGQVIELVESYQEEFMERYDYPFVFASDEFYVMAGKTIPATEKYGDFPQTENGVGLARLFLDQWEAVKDELPESLPFNRIVTLVTGTSGAAILQQVVDRLNQIKGLQVHLAVVKNHFFGETVTVTGLLTASDIINALKDKNLGDALILPSVMLREGEEVFLDDLTVSDVAKQLQVKVEVVDGPIDLVEVVLGD from the coding sequence ATGGCAGACAATGGATTATTAATAACTGGTGTAGAAGAACAAAGCATCGGTGAGGAACTGGGTCTTAAACCCGGTGATAAACTGGTGGCCATCAATAACCAGCCGGTAAGGGACATTTTGGATTACCGCTTTCTCTGTGCCGCCGAGGAACTGGTGGCCAGGGTGATTACCCAGACTGGCGAGGAATGGGAACTGGAAATTGAGAAGGAGTACGAGGAAGACCTGGGGTTAGATTTTGGCGAGCATTCCTTTGGGCCAACCAGGCGGTGCCACAATCGCTGCCTCTTTTGCTTTGTGGACCAAATGGCGCCCAAGATGCGAGAAACCCTTTATATTAAAGACGATGACTATCGTCTTTCTTTTTGGCAAGGTAACTTTGTTACCCTTACCAATGTAAAGGAGGCCGAACTACAAAGAATTATTGAGCAGAGATTGGGGCCACTTTATATTTCCGTTCATACCACCAATCCAGAATTACGTGTGCGAATGCTGAATAATCGTTTTGCCGGTAAAATTATGGAGCAGCTAAAGGCACTGGCTCAGGCCGGCATTACCATGCATACCCAGGTGGTTTTATGTCCCGATATTAACGATGGACCAGAGCTAAAACGTACCATTGAAGATCTGGCGAGTTTATGGCCGGAGGTACAATCGATGGCTGTGGTGCCGGTGGGGGTTACCAAATATCGTGAGGGACTGTACAATTTAAGAACTTTCACACCGGAAGAAGCCGGGCAAGTTATTGAACTGGTAGAAAGCTACCAGGAGGAATTTATGGAACGCTATGATTACCCCTTTGTCTTTGCTTCGGACGAATTTTATGTTATGGCAGGAAAAACAATTCCAGCCACCGAAAAATATGGTGATTTTCCTCAAACTGAAAACGGTGTGGGGTTAGCCAGGTTATTTTTAGACCAGTGGGAGGCAGTTAAGGATGAGCTGCCCGAGAGCCTGCCCTTTAACCGCATTGTGACTTTGGTGACTGGCACCTCCGGTGCAGCCATCCTGCAGCAGGTGGTGGACAGACTTAACCAAATAAAAGGCTTACAGGTTCACCTGGCAGTGGTGAAGAATCACTTCTTTGGTGAAACTGTGACCGTGACCGGACTTTTAACCGCCAGTGATATTATTAATGCCCTCAAGGATAAAAACCTGGGAGATGCCTTAATCTTGCCTTCTGTGATGCTGCGTGAGGGGGAAGAAGTGTTTCTGGACGATCTAACTGTTTCCGATGTGGCCAAGCAACTCCAGGTCAAGGTGGAAGTGGTGGATGGTCCTATAGATTTGGTAGAAGTGGTACTAGGGGACTAA
- the der gene encoding ribosome biogenesis GTPase Der: MPKPIVAIVGRPNVGKSSLFNRIVGERIAIVEDMPGVTRDRLYQDAEWQGREFTLVDTGGLDFAEDIITSQIRKQAEMAMEEADAILFVVDARQGITTIDEEVAKSLRKTDKPVLLVANKVEDFHKIPYYEFYALGLGEPIPVSAAEGLNTGDLLDSLVNVLPQPEEDPYSPDTIRIAVIGRPNVGKSSLVNAILGEERVIVSNIPGTTRDAIDSPFERNGNSYVIVDTAGMRRRNRIDLPAERYSVVRALRAVDRSDVVLMVFDATEGVAEQDKRIVGYAHDKGKAIILVVNKWDLIKKDDKTMHKFERKIREELAFLPYAPIIFVSALTKQRLPKILELVDFVADEASKRVATADLNNLIRDAVQATPPPADKHRRLKIFYATQGGVKPPTFILFVNDPELMHFSYERYLENKIRETYGFEGTPIRIYLRQREARDEKV; encoded by the coding sequence TTGCCGAAACCAATTGTTGCTATTGTGGGGCGCCCCAATGTGGGAAAGTCAAGTTTATTTAACCGCATTGTCGGTGAGCGTATCGCCATAGTTGAAGATATGCCTGGGGTTACCAGGGACCGCCTGTATCAAGATGCCGAATGGCAGGGGCGGGAGTTTACCCTGGTGGATACAGGTGGTTTGGATTTTGCGGAAGATATCATTACCTCGCAAATTAGAAAACAGGCAGAAATGGCCATGGAAGAAGCTGATGCCATTTTGTTCGTGGTGGATGCTCGCCAAGGAATCACCACCATTGATGAAGAAGTGGCGAAATCCCTGCGTAAAACAGATAAGCCGGTGTTGCTGGTGGCTAATAAAGTAGAGGATTTTCATAAGATTCCCTACTACGAGTTTTATGCCTTAGGTTTGGGGGAACCCATTCCGGTTTCTGCTGCAGAAGGACTCAATACCGGTGATTTATTAGACAGCCTGGTAAATGTTTTGCCCCAACCAGAGGAAGATCCCTATTCCCCTGACACCATTCGCATTGCTGTAATTGGGCGTCCCAATGTGGGTAAATCTTCCTTGGTCAATGCCATTTTGGGTGAAGAAAGGGTTATTGTTAGCAACATTCCCGGCACCACCAGGGATGCCATAGATTCACCCTTTGAAAGAAATGGTAATAGCTATGTTATTGTGGATACAGCCGGTATGAGGCGACGCAACCGCATTGATTTACCTGCCGAAAGGTATAGTGTGGTGCGGGCTTTACGGGCGGTGGACCGCTCGGATGTGGTTTTGATGGTTTTTGATGCCACCGAGGGGGTTGCTGAACAGGATAAGAGAATTGTTGGTTATGCCCACGACAAAGGAAAAGCAATTATCTTGGTGGTAAACAAATGGGATCTCATCAAAAAAGATGATAAGACCATGCACAAATTTGAAAGGAAAATTAGAGAGGAACTGGCCTTTTTACCCTATGCCCCGATCATTTTTGTGTCTGCTTTAACCAAGCAACGCTTACCCAAGATTTTAGAGCTGGTAGATTTTGTGGCGGATGAGGCCAGCAAAAGAGTTGCTACGGCGGATCTTAACAACCTCATACGGGATGCTGTCCAGGCTACCCCACCACCGGCGGACAAACATCGGCGGTTAAAGATATTTTATGCCACCCAGGGCGGGGTAAAGCCACCTACCTTTATCTTATTTGTTAATGATCCGGAGCTAATGCATTTTTCCTATGAGAGATATCTGGAGAACAAGATTCGCGAAACCTATGGTTTTGAAGGTACGCCCATTAGAATTTACCTGCGTCAAAGGGAAGCCAGGGATGAAAAAGTTTAA
- the plsY gene encoding glycerol-3-phosphate 1-O-acyltransferase PlsY, giving the protein MLTATNFLLIIGAYLIGSIPFGFLLARLWKGIDIRQHGSGNIGATNVWRTLGKGPGIIVLLLDALKGIAAVMLAKQLGTTEYVVLAAALAVMMGHSFPIWLGFKGGKIIATGAGAVLAITPVPLLLALLVWIITVALSRYVSLGSILAAISLPIWVFLFEQNNSIFVFTLLAASFAVWKHRSNIKRLLNGTEFRFGQKK; this is encoded by the coding sequence TTGTTAACTGCAACTAATTTTTTGCTGATTATCGGTGCTTATTTAATTGGTTCCATTCCCTTTGGTTTTTTACTGGCACGACTTTGGAAAGGTATTGACATTCGTCAACATGGCAGCGGTAATATAGGTGCCACCAATGTTTGGCGAACCCTGGGCAAAGGGCCGGGCATTATTGTTTTGCTGCTGGACGCTCTCAAGGGTATCGCCGCTGTTATGCTGGCTAAACAGCTAGGAACTACCGAGTATGTCGTCTTAGCTGCTGCCTTGGCTGTGATGATGGGGCACAGCTTTCCTATCTGGCTGGGCTTTAAAGGCGGCAAGATTATTGCCACCGGTGCTGGGGCAGTGTTGGCTATTACACCAGTGCCCCTGCTGTTAGCTTTACTGGTATGGATAATTACCGTAGCCCTGAGCCGCTATGTTTCCTTGGGCTCTATTCTAGCGGCCATTTCTCTGCCCATTTGGGTATTTCTTTTTGAGCAAAATAATTCAATTTTTGTTTTTACACTACTGGCGGCAAGCTTTGCCGTATGGAAACACAGATCTAATATTAAACGCCTCTTAAACGGCACAGAATTTAGATTTGGACAAAAGAAATGA
- a CDS encoding NAD(P)H-dependent glycerol-3-phosphate dehydrogenase, translating into MAKVAIVGAGSWGTALAQVLAQNDHSVALWSRRKELAQMINEGVNNRYLPGIKLHPNISASTDLAKVLQGAQAVVFGVPSHGFREILKNSLPYMRDDTVVINVAKGLEESSLLRLSDVFAQEAGAAALGRYAVLSGPSHAEEVARNIPTALVAASQNMATAEYVQDLFMSQDFRVYTNPDVIGVELGGALKNIIALGTGIADGLGFGDNTKAAMMTRGLAEITRLGHSMGANLLTFAGLAGVGDLIVTCTSMHSRNRRCGIEIGKGKSLAEAVESVQMVVEGVRTTKVAYQLAKRQGVEMPITDQTYKVLFENLSPREAVLNLMGRGKKLEVEEIVLRQG; encoded by the coding sequence ATGGCCAAGGTTGCAATTGTCGGGGCTGGTAGCTGGGGAACTGCTCTGGCCCAGGTATTGGCGCAAAATGACCATTCTGTGGCTCTCTGGTCCCGCAGAAAAGAATTAGCCCAGATGATTAATGAAGGGGTAAACAACAGGTACTTACCAGGGATTAAACTTCATCCTAATATATCTGCCTCTACAGATTTAGCCAAGGTTCTCCAGGGAGCACAGGCGGTGGTCTTTGGGGTGCCTTCGCACGGTTTTCGGGAAATATTGAAGAACTCTCTGCCTTACATGCGGGATGATACAGTGGTTATCAATGTAGCCAAAGGGCTAGAAGAAAGTTCCTTACTAAGACTCTCCGATGTCTTTGCCCAGGAAGCCGGTGCAGCTGCCCTGGGTCGCTATGCAGTGCTTTCCGGCCCCAGCCACGCTGAAGAAGTAGCTCGCAATATTCCCACCGCCTTGGTGGCGGCTTCCCAGAATATGGCCACTGCCGAGTATGTCCAGGATTTGTTCATGTCCCAGGATTTTCGGGTCTACACCAACCCCGATGTCATAGGGGTAGAATTAGGTGGGGCCTTAAAAAATATTATTGCCCTGGGTACCGGTATTGCCGATGGGTTGGGCTTTGGTGACAATACCAAAGCAGCCATGATGACCCGTGGCCTGGCGGAAATTACTCGTCTGGGACATAGTATGGGTGCCAATCTCCTAACCTTTGCCGGTTTAGCCGGTGTGGGGGATTTGATTGTCACCTGCACCAGTATGCACAGCCGTAATCGCCGCTGTGGCATTGAGATTGGCAAGGGTAAGTCCCTGGCAGAAGCGGTGGAGAGTGTGCAAATGGTGGTGGAAGGGGTCAGAACCACCAAAGTGGCTTACCAGTTGGCTAAACGGCAGGGTGTGGAAATGCCCATCACCGATCAGACCTATAAAGTATTGTTTGAAAACCTCTCGCCCCGGGAAGCGGTTTTGAATTTAATGGGCAGGGGGAAAAAGCTAGAGGTTGAGGAAATTGTACTGCGTCAGGGTTAG
- a CDS encoding IS256 family transposase encodes MAQYQITVNQELLHRLFLSDNKDSGVAALLESVLNQILQAQATEQLEAEPYERTEERKGYRNGTYPHKLTTRVGTLTLRIPRFRNGKFSTELFARYQRSEQALVLALMEMVINGVSTRKVSQITEELCGTEFSKSTVSELCKKLDPVVHGWNNRNLHDMRYPFILVDALVLKVREEGRVRARSVMIAIGVNTDGYREILGLMLGDSESESSWGEFFTWLKSRGLRGVDIIVSDNHGGLVKAVRSHFQGVTWQRCQTHFMRNILDVTPKSIQDELYPHLRAILDAPDVDTARVLLNQTLEAYENRAPKAMKVLEDGFDDATAILILPERYRRRLRTTNGVERLNEEIRRRERVIRIFPNRESVIRLVGALLMEFDDKWASGRKYLDMSEYLQWQESQRQARAFSKVTPIR; translated from the coding sequence ATGGCTCAATATCAGATTACCGTAAATCAGGAACTTTTGCACCGTTTATTTTTAAGCGATAACAAAGATTCCGGTGTAGCAGCTCTGCTGGAATCCGTATTGAACCAAATTTTGCAGGCTCAGGCTACCGAGCAACTAGAAGCCGAACCATATGAGCGCACTGAAGAAAGGAAGGGGTATCGCAATGGGACTTATCCACATAAGCTAACCACTCGCGTCGGCACCCTTACCCTGAGAATTCCTCGGTTTCGCAATGGCAAATTCTCCACAGAACTGTTTGCCAGATACCAGCGCAGTGAACAAGCTCTGGTACTGGCTCTAATGGAGATGGTAATCAATGGGGTCTCAACCCGTAAGGTGAGCCAAATCACCGAAGAACTTTGTGGAACCGAGTTTTCCAAATCTACCGTTTCCGAACTGTGCAAGAAGCTAGACCCGGTAGTACATGGCTGGAACAATCGGAATCTGCATGATATGCGCTACCCTTTTATCCTTGTGGATGCCCTTGTTCTCAAGGTTCGTGAAGAAGGGCGTGTTCGCGCACGTAGTGTGATGATTGCCATTGGTGTTAACACTGATGGTTACAGAGAAATTCTCGGATTGATGCTGGGTGATAGTGAATCTGAGTCCAGTTGGGGCGAATTCTTTACCTGGTTAAAATCCCGTGGCTTACGGGGTGTTGATATCATTGTTTCAGATAATCACGGTGGGTTGGTGAAGGCCGTACGCAGCCATTTTCAGGGTGTTACCTGGCAACGTTGTCAAACCCACTTCATGCGCAACATCCTAGATGTTACCCCAAAGTCAATACAAGATGAACTCTATCCACATCTAAGAGCTATTCTAGATGCACCGGACGTAGATACCGCCCGTGTGTTATTAAATCAAACCCTAGAGGCTTATGAGAACAGGGCTCCAAAGGCCATGAAGGTGTTGGAAGATGGCTTTGATGATGCTACAGCTATTCTTATTCTGCCAGAACGTTATCGCCGTCGGTTGCGTACCACAAACGGTGTAGAACGCCTTAACGAAGAAATTCGGCGCAGGGAGCGAGTTATTCGCATTTTCCCCAACCGCGAATCCGTGATCCGTCTAGTAGGTGCCCTCCTTATGGAGTTTGATGACAAATGGGCCAGTGGTAGAAAGTATCTGGATATGAGTGAATACCTGCAATGGCAGGAATCTCAGAGACAAGCCCGTGCTTTTTCTAAGGTAACACCGATTCGGTAG
- the spoIVA gene encoding stage IV sporulation protein A, whose protein sequence is MEKMDIFRDIAERTGGDIYLGVVGGVRTGKSTFIKRFMELAVIPNIKNVYDKERAKDELPQSGAGRTIMTTEPKFVPNEAIEITVNPSLKVRMRLVDCVGYRVLGALGYEEEEGPRMVTTPWYEEPIPFQEAAEIGTRKVISEHSTIGVVVTTDGSITDIPRENYVDAEERVVEELKDINKPFIILLNSLKPQASETVQLAAELEEKYDVPVLPIDCAELKQQDILKILEQVLYEFPVNEVNISLPLWIEELDGKHWLRQSFEDAVRDTVRHVRRLRDIESAVTTLDGYDFVQQVNLKHMDMGTGSASIDMVAKPDLFYRVLAEETGFEIEGDHHLFRLMKDLAVAKREYDKVATALQEVRETGYGVVTPRLDEMNLEEPELIRQGNRFGVKLKASAPSLHVIRADITTEITPIIGTEKQCEELVQYMLAGFDENPQKIWESEIFGKSLHDLVREGIQNKLHRMPENAQIKLQETLQRIVNEGSGGLICIII, encoded by the coding sequence ATGGAAAAGATGGATATCTTCCGCGATATAGCGGAACGGACCGGGGGAGACATCTACCTCGGTGTGGTAGGTGGTGTGAGGACCGGTAAATCCACTTTTATTAAAAGATTTATGGAATTGGCAGTGATACCAAACATTAAGAATGTGTATGATAAAGAGCGGGCTAAGGATGAGCTTCCCCAGAGTGGTGCCGGTAGGACCATTATGACTACCGAGCCTAAATTTGTACCCAATGAAGCCATTGAAATCACTGTCAATCCCAGTCTAAAAGTAAGGATGCGTTTGGTTGACTGCGTAGGTTACCGAGTTCTAGGTGCCCTGGGTTATGAAGAGGAAGAGGGGCCTCGGATGGTAACCACTCCTTGGTACGAAGAACCCATTCCCTTCCAGGAAGCAGCTGAAATTGGTACCCGTAAAGTAATATCCGAGCATTCCACCATTGGGGTTGTAGTTACCACCGATGGTAGTATTACCGACATCCCCAGGGAGAATTATGTGGATGCAGAAGAGAGAGTGGTGGAAGAACTAAAGGATATTAACAAACCCTTTATCATCCTGCTTAACTCATTAAAGCCCCAGGCCAGTGAAACCGTACAATTGGCAGCGGAATTGGAAGAAAAATATGATGTACCGGTTTTACCCATTGATTGTGCTGAACTAAAGCAGCAGGACATTCTTAAAATCCTGGAGCAAGTCCTTTATGAATTCCCAGTTAACGAAGTAAATATCAGCCTGCCTCTTTGGATTGAAGAATTAGATGGTAAGCATTGGCTCAGACAAAGCTTTGAAGACGCTGTGCGGGATACTGTGCGCCATGTACGCCGTTTAAGAGATATCGAAAGTGCCGTGACCACTCTGGATGGCTATGATTTTGTCCAGCAGGTAAACTTAAAGCATATGGATATGGGTACTGGCTCAGCCTCTATTGATATGGTAGCAAAACCAGACCTGTTCTATCGGGTACTGGCTGAGGAGACCGGTTTTGAAATTGAGGGCGATCACCACCTGTTCCGCTTAATGAAGGACTTGGCTGTGGCCAAGCGGGAATACGATAAGGTTGCCACCGCCTTGCAGGAAGTGCGGGAAACTGGCTATGGTGTGGTAACTCCCAGACTGGATGAGATGAATCTGGAAGAGCCGGAATTAATTCGTCAGGGCAATCGCTTTGGTGTAAAACTAAAGGCCAGCGCACCCTCCCTGCATGTGATTCGGGCGGATATTACCACCGAAATTACGCCAATCATTGGTACCGAAAAACAATGCGAAGAGTTGGTACAATATATGCTGGCCGGTTTTGATGAAAATCCACAAAAGATCTGGGAATCAGAGATTTTCGGCAAATCGTTGCATGATCTGGTCCGCGAGGGCATCCAAAATAAGCTGCATCGGATGCCAGAAAATGCCCAGATTAAGCTGCAGGAAACCTTACAAAGAATTGTCAATGAAGGAAGCGGCGGCCTAATTTGTATCATTATATAA
- a CDS encoding ACT domain-containing protein, translating to MSKREPKYYLVEEDILPEAILKTVMAKELLLKGAANTVNEAVEKVELSRSAFYKYKDKVFPFHQWSKGKIVTLELVMQHQPGVLSTVLNIIASVKGSILTINQNLPLQGLANATLSIETAEMNQDLEELLKIISEVTGVQDVRLIGQN from the coding sequence ATGTCAAAAAGAGAACCTAAATACTATCTAGTAGAAGAAGATATACTACCTGAAGCAATTTTAAAAACGGTTATGGCTAAGGAACTTCTCCTCAAAGGGGCTGCCAATACTGTTAATGAAGCGGTGGAAAAGGTGGAATTAAGCCGCAGTGCCTTTTACAAGTATAAGGATAAGGTCTTTCCCTTTCATCAGTGGAGCAAGGGGAAGATTGTTACCTTGGAACTGGTAATGCAGCATCAACCCGGTGTACTTTCTACAGTATTAAATATTATCGCCTCTGTCAAGGGCAGTATTCTAACCATCAACCAGAACCTACCGCTGCAAGGCTTGGCCAATGCCACCCTCTCCATTGAGACGGCAGAAATGAACCAGGATTTAGAGGAGTTATTGAAGATTATCAGTGAGGTAACGGGAGTACAGGATGTTCGTTTGATTGGGCAGAATTAA